One window of the Chlorogloeopsis sp. ULAP01 genome contains the following:
- a CDS encoding DUF5895 domain-containing protein, translated as MARTPTKSGTTSSEQKEQPPSPTTPDNLQQRKSAISKFANPEYNAPMSNVCICQMINHMEPEKVGLFIKDKYLGGIDWQGGEPTHKHTFSNGTPEMGVLLQSPRMHILDISPRYIEQRDDGAIIGIYEYGDGYDMYQTLGKDKVVLRRFYLINLVDENNNNLHSKPIVLSIKGVASSRFGEAYKQFQRELEVAFARFADVPVAEKSQEFHRLGIFQPTFVPSLEPKEAINQRDKSWVAVVESYKSPNPDGSNFLEFFCEDKEAEFQILMQANPEFSYRIGKTSAVVAEHHRLVGKATNEVMALPPSTPVIEDLPY; from the coding sequence ATGGCTAGAACTCCAACCAAATCTGGTACAACTTCATCTGAACAAAAAGAACAACCACCTTCCCCTACAACTCCAGATAATCTCCAACAGAGAAAGTCTGCTATATCAAAATTTGCTAACCCAGAATATAACGCTCCCATGAGCAATGTCTGCATATGCCAAATGATAAACCACATGGAGCCGGAGAAAGTGGGCTTATTCATTAAGGATAAATACTTAGGAGGTATTGATTGGCAAGGAGGCGAACCTACCCACAAACATACCTTTTCCAATGGTACGCCAGAGATGGGAGTATTGCTGCAATCTCCTAGAATGCACATTCTTGATATCTCTCCCAGGTACATCGAACAACGGGATGATGGTGCAATTATCGGTATCTACGAGTACGGTGACGGATATGATATGTACCAAACTCTAGGAAAAGATAAAGTCGTACTGCGGCGGTTCTACTTAATTAACCTAGTGGATGAGAACAACAACAACCTCCACAGCAAACCAATCGTTCTCTCAATTAAAGGAGTAGCTTCTTCTAGATTTGGTGAAGCTTATAAACAATTCCAACGGGAACTAGAAGTGGCGTTCGCCAGGTTTGCAGATGTACCTGTTGCTGAAAAATCCCAAGAATTTCACCGCCTTGGTATATTCCAACCCACCTTCGTACCATCACTCGAACCCAAGGAAGCAATTAACCAACGCGATAAATCCTGGGTAGCGGTAGTCGAATCCTACAAATCTCCCAACCCTGATGGTAGCAACTTCCTCGAATTCTTCTGTGAGGACAAAGAAGCAGAATTCCAAATATTGATGCAAGCTAACCCTGAGTTTAGCTATCGCATTGGTAAAACTTCTGCTGTTGTCGCCGAACACCACCGTTTAGTTGGTAAAGCCACAAACGAAGTAATGGCACTACCACCTTCAACTCCCGTTATTGAGGACTTACCGTACTGA
- a CDS encoding methyltransferase, whose product MQLSLSLFKAGTQADTADTLTFNFNIPNPTKAAKLRELATSMQKTIDAKLNPAIGNQRATKRRKRIAQGIIAEGMELQTIQSWLLAIAQMWEKGNIPEVLRGISQKSQVETLFRISQQGKTPQELQETLNEKYYQDWVNSLNRASIYNAGEIVSAIREIQLYVKPQEISTTQQELNKLELEIIGMTWKDFFPTPPDVCKRLIQLAEINENSRILEPSAGSGCIAKAIIEKYPQVDLEVVEINPTLRRMLELKGFNLVGRDFPSYTTDNLYSHVIMNPPFSQLVEHIYHAWELIQSGGILIAIVPESVFFNRKYREFKEWLESWNAYDESLPKNAFLKSNNPTGVTTRIIKMHKP is encoded by the coding sequence ATGCAGCTATCACTATCACTGTTTAAAGCTGGAACGCAAGCAGACACCGCCGACACCCTTACTTTCAATTTCAATATACCTAACCCCACAAAAGCTGCAAAGCTGCGAGAACTAGCCACATCAATGCAGAAAACTATTGATGCAAAGCTCAATCCTGCTATTGGGAACCAAAGAGCAACTAAACGCCGCAAGCGCATCGCCCAAGGGATTATCGCTGAAGGGATGGAATTACAAACAATCCAGTCTTGGTTGCTTGCGATCGCACAAATGTGGGAAAAGGGAAATATCCCCGAAGTACTGCGCGGTATCTCTCAAAAGTCACAGGTTGAGACACTGTTTAGAATTTCTCAACAGGGAAAAACTCCCCAGGAACTGCAAGAAACCCTTAACGAGAAATATTACCAAGATTGGGTAAATTCTCTCAACCGTGCAAGTATCTACAATGCAGGCGAAATTGTATCTGCTATTAGGGAAATTCAACTATATGTTAAACCCCAAGAGATAAGTACAACTCAACAGGAGTTAAACAAGTTAGAATTGGAAATTATCGGGATGACATGGAAAGATTTCTTCCCCACACCGCCTGATGTTTGTAAACGCCTTATTCAATTAGCAGAAATTAACGAAAACTCTCGCATACTTGAACCAAGTGCTGGTTCTGGCTGTATCGCCAAAGCGATTATCGAAAAATACCCCCAAGTGGATTTAGAAGTAGTAGAAATTAACCCAACTCTACGCAGAATGCTCGAACTCAAAGGGTTTAATTTAGTTGGTAGAGATTTTCCAAGTTATACCACAGATAATCTCTACTCGCACGTCATCATGAATCCTCCATTCTCTCAGCTAGTAGAACATATTTATCATGCATGGGAGCTAATTCAATCAGGAGGAATACTAATAGCAATTGTTCCAGAATCAGTATTCTTTAACCGCAAATATCGAGAATTTAAAGAATGGTTGGAAAGTTGGAATGCATACGATGAATCTTTACCCAAAAATGCCTTTCTTAAATCAAATAACCCCACAGGTGTAACCACCCGAATCATCAAAATGCACAAGCCATAA
- a CDS encoding ThiF family adenylyltransferase, whose amino-acid sequence MIQLDCEKAYPVVPHPHQKVDFILIGAGGTGGYLAEEVCRLMLQLNRVGKEASLTIIDGDTVEPKNIARQNYQAAEVGLPKARCLATRCSAKYGLEVKAILDWFSPNYMNKYRWNRLTVIIGCVDNAAARAQIHSCLEYNSLREQASIFWLDCGNSSHSGQILLGTHQEFYIINSCDNPKTPSFWKQLPSPALIHPELLLPKPEELNTNNLSCAEIQILNYQSLFVNRMTSAIASQYLLELTLTGKITKFASYFDLNTMSCRSIQTTITNLEKYQQV is encoded by the coding sequence ATGATCCAACTCGACTGTGAAAAAGCTTACCCCGTTGTTCCCCACCCCCACCAGAAAGTAGACTTTATCTTGATAGGTGCTGGCGGTACTGGAGGATATCTTGCTGAAGAAGTGTGCCGCCTCATGCTGCAACTAAACCGAGTAGGCAAGGAAGCCAGTCTTACCATCATCGACGGAGATACAGTCGAACCTAAAAATATCGCCCGGCAAAACTACCAAGCAGCTGAGGTGGGTTTGCCTAAAGCTAGGTGTCTTGCTACCAGGTGTAGCGCCAAGTACGGGTTAGAGGTAAAGGCGATTTTGGATTGGTTTTCACCCAACTATATGAACAAATACAGGTGGAACAGACTGACGGTTATTATAGGCTGTGTGGATAATGCCGCCGCCAGGGCGCAAATTCACTCGTGCTTGGAATATAATAGCCTTCGCGAACAAGCTTCTATATTCTGGCTAGACTGCGGCAATAGTTCACACTCTGGACAAATTCTATTGGGAACCCACCAGGAGTTTTACATTATAAATAGTTGCGACAACCCAAAAACTCCCTCATTCTGGAAACAGCTACCTTCACCAGCGCTGATACATCCCGAATTGCTACTTCCCAAACCAGAAGAACTCAACACCAATAATCTGTCGTGTGCGGAAATTCAAATACTTAACTACCAATCGTTGTTTGTTAACCGCATGACATCAGCGATCGCGTCCCAATACCTCTTAGAGTTAACCCTGACAGGAAAAATCACAAAGTTCGCCAGTTATTTCGATCTAAATACCATGTCCTGTCGCAGCATCCAAACCACAATTACCAACCTTGAAAAATACCAGCAAGTTTAA
- a CDS encoding Mov34/MPN/PAD-1 family protein, with product MSNPFISHYYTFDPNLPPYSQKLQEYWVAANGVFLRSHRPELEICLPIARTKIPGLAEIQPYLKLNVPRVPASMIADIVNTARVNPHQEILFYLGVENNRWWLHTPMQEASSTHVRSLQQDNPQYRQALVEVHSHGCMKAIPSSQDNQEESGKFRVFAIVGTVNTIPTIYSRLGIYNHFFEIAPNFIFEP from the coding sequence ATGAGTAATCCCTTCATCAGTCACTACTACACATTCGATCCCAACCTTCCCCCATACAGTCAAAAACTTCAGGAATATTGGGTTGCAGCTAATGGAGTCTTTTTGCGATCGCACCGCCCGGAACTAGAAATTTGCCTGCCAATCGCCCGTACTAAGATACCAGGGTTAGCAGAAATACAACCTTATCTCAAGTTAAATGTACCGAGAGTGCCAGCAAGTATGATTGCAGACATCGTTAATACTGCAAGGGTTAATCCCCATCAGGAAATACTTTTCTACCTGGGAGTTGAGAATAATCGCTGGTGGTTACACACTCCGATGCAGGAAGCATCATCGACTCACGTGCGATCGCTACAACAAGACAACCCTCAATATAGGCAAGCACTGGTTGAAGTACATTCACATGGCTGCATGAAAGCAATTCCCAGTAGCCAAGACAACCAAGAGGAATCAGGGAAATTTCGCGTATTTGCAATAGTCGGGACAGTTAATACAATCCCCACAATATACAGCAGGTTAGGGATATATAACCACTTTTTTGAAATTGCTCCCAATTTTATATTTGAACCATGA